The segment AGCAGCCCGTTCCAGTTCTGCAGCGGCGAGCGCTTCAGGTGCAGGCAGGGTTGCTTGTCGAAATGCGGCGCGCCGAGCAGCTCGCCCTTCAGGTCGTAGGTCCAGCGGTGCAGGGGGCAGACGATGTTCTGCGCATTGCCGCGGCCGTTGAGCATGATGGCCTGGCGGTGGCGGCAGACGTTGGACATCAGTTCGATGCCGGCGGCGTTGCGTACCAGCATGCGGCCTTCGTCCTCTGCCCTGAGCGTGTGGTAGTCGCCGACTTCCGGAACCATCAGCTCGTGGCCGATATAGCCCGGGCCATTCCTGAACAGCAGTTCGAGTTCTTGTTGATGCAGCGCTTCGTCGAAATAGACGCCGACGGGCAGTTGCGAATCAGCCGGCGCCAGGTTGAGCGCGGTGCTGAGATTGGACATTATCCCCACTCCCAGATGAACAGGTGAAAGCAGTGAACAACCCAACCATCGAAAATTGAATCGATTTGGGAAAGACTTCCGCCAGGTCGGCAAGGTCCGGTAGCCCCCTGGCGGCGAGGGGGAGATTGTACCCGACCCAAAAAGTTAAGGGACTGATTTTTTTGCCTTTTTAGCGAAAAAGTCGACCCGGGTCGTCATCGGGGTGCCGTACCGGGCGCATTCGGAAAGACGACCCGAGCGCACAAGTCACTTCTGTGGTTTGTGCACCCCGATAGGTCCACGCCGACCGTGCGCAAGGATGGGGCAAGCTCCCGCTTTGGCGTAAAATCCGGGCTTCCCCATCCGGGTTTCCCCCGGGGTCCTTGATTCCAGGTCCTGATATGCCAAAAACGACGACCGCTCCGGTCCAGACCGACAACACCGCCGACACCAGCGCATCGGCGCCGCCCGCTTCCTACGAAGCGGCGATGGCCGAGCTGGAAACGCTGGTGGCCAGCATGGAAAGCGGCGAACTGCCGCTGGAGGCATCGCTGGCGGCCTACCGCCGCGGCGCCGAGCTGGTGCGCTACTGCCAGCAGAAGCTGGAGCGGGTCGAGCAGCAGGTCCGCGTGCTGGAAGGTGACGTGCTCAAGCCGCTGGCCGGCGAGGGCAATGGCGCCAACGGTGCACTGGGGGCGGACGAGGCATGAGTGACTTTGCCCAATGGATGCAGGCCCAGGGCGCCCGTACCGAGGCCGCCCTGCAGGCGGCGCTGCCCGCTGCCGAGACCGTGCCGCATACGCTGCACGAAGCCATGCGCTATGCTGCACTGAGCGGCGGCAAGCGCGTGCGGCCGCTGCTGGTGCATGCCGCCGGCGAGGTCAGCGGGGCGGCTCCGGCCGCCTGCGACGCGGCGGCCTGTGCGGTGGAGATGATCCACGCCTATTCGCTGGTGCACGACGACATGCCCTGCATGGACGACGACGACCTGCGCCGCGGCCGGCCCACCGTGCACAAGGCCTATGACGAGGCCACCGCATTGCTGGTTGGCGACGCGCTGCAGACCCAGGCCTTTATCGTGCTGGCCGGTGCCGGGGCGATCGCGCCCGCGGCGCGGCTGCAGCTGGTGGCCGAGCTGGCGCTGGCGTCGGGCTCGACCGGAATGGCCGGCGGCCAGGCGATCGACCTGCAGAACGTGGGCCGCGCCATGACGCGCGAGGCGCTCGAGGCCATGCATCGCATGAAGACCGGCGCGCTGTTGCGCGCCAGTGTGCGCATGGGTGCGCTATGTGGTGAAATCGACGCCGAGGGCCTGGCCGCGCTGGATCGCTATGCGGCGGCAGTGGGATTGGCGTTCCAGGTGGTTGACGATATTCTGGACGTCACTGCCGATACCGCCACGCTGGGCAAGACCGCCGGCAAGGACGCCGCCCATGACAAGCCGACCTATGTGTCGCTGATGGGGCTTGACCCGGCACGCGCACTGGCCGGGACGCTGCGCGCCGACGCACACGAGGCGCTGGCCGGCTTTGGCGAGCGCGCGGACCGCCTGCGGGACCTGGCGGACCTGATCGTGCTGCGCACACACTAAACAGAGAGCCGGCCGAACGGACATCATGACCTACGCACTCCTCAACAAGATTGACGCCCCCGCAGACCTGCGCAAGCTCGACCGGCGTGAGCTCCGGACCCTGGCGGACGAACTGCGCGCCTATGTGCTGGAGTCGGTCTCGCAGACCGGCGGCCACCTGTCGTCCAACTTGGGCACGGTCGAGCTGACCATCGCGCTGCACTACGTCTTCAACACCCCGGACGACCGGCTGGTGTGGGACGTGGGCCACCAGAGCTACCCGCACAAGATCCTGACCGGACGCCGCGAGCGCATGGGCACGCTGCGCCAGTGGGGCGGCATCTCTGGCTTCCCGCGCCGCAGCGAGAGCGAATACGACACCTTCGGCACGGCGCATTCGTCGACCTCGATCTCGGCCGCGCTGGGCATGGCGCTCGGTGCGCGCACGCTGGGCGAGAAGCGCGTCTCGGTGGCGGTGATCGGCGACGGCGCCATGACCGCGGGCATGGCCTTCGAGGCCCTGAACAACGCCGGCGTCTACAAGGACCTGCCGCTGGTGGTGGTGCTCAACGACAACGACATGTCGATCTCGCCGCCGGTGGGCGCGCTCAACCGCCACCTGGCGCGGCTCTTGAGCGGCCAGTTCTACGCGGCCACCAAGAAGGGCATCGAGAAGGTCCTGTCGGTGGCGCCGCCGGTGCTGGAGTTCGCCAAGCGCTTCGAGGAACATGCCAAGGGCATGATGGTGCCGGCCACGCTGTTCGAGGAATTCGGCTTCAACTACATCGGCCCGATCGACGGCCACGACCTGAACTCGCTGGTGCCGACGCTGCAGAATATCCGCGAGCGCGCGCTCGAGGGCGCCGGCCCGCAGTTCCTGCACGTGGTGACCAAGAAGGGCCAGGGCTACAAGCTGGCCGAGGCCGACCCGATCCTCTACCACGGCCCGGGCAAATTCAACCCGGCCGAGGGCATCCGCCCGGCGGCCAAGCCAGCGCGCAAGACCTACACGCAGGTGTTCGGCGACTGGCTGTGCGACATGGCCGCAGCCGACAAGCGCCTGGTCGGCATTACGCCGGCGATGCGCGAGGGCTCGGGCATGGTCGAGTTCGAGCGGCGCTTCCCGGACCGCTACTACGACGTGGGCATCGCCGAGCAGCACGCCGTGACCTTTGCCGGCGGCCTGGCCTGCGAGGGTCTCAAGCCGGTGGTGGCGATCTACTCGACCTTCCTGCAGCGCGGCTACGACCAGCTGATCCACGACGTGGCGCTGCAGAACCTGCCGGTGGTGTTCGCGCTGGACCGTGCCGGCCTGGTCGGCGCCGACGGCGCCACGCACGCGGGTGCCTACGATATCGCCTACCTGCGCTGCATCCCCAACATGATGGTGATGACGCCGTCCGACGAGAACGAGTGCCGTCAGCTGCTGACCACGGCGTTCCACCAGGCGTGCCCGAGCGCCGTGCGCTATCCGCGCGGCTCCGGCCCGGGCGCGGCCATTGCCGCCGAGCTCACCACTGTGCCGGTCGGCAAGGGCGTGATGCGCCGCGAGGGAGGTGCGCGCGCGGGGCATCGCGTGGGCTTCCTGGCGTTCGGCTCGATGGTGCACCCGGCCCTGGGTGCCGCCGAGGCGCTGGATGCCGCGGTCGCCGACATGCGTTTCGTCAAGCCGCTCGACGTGGAGCTGGTCAAGCGCCTGGCCGCGGAGAACGACTACCTGGTGACCGTGGAAGAGGGCAGCGTGATGGGCGGCGCCGGCAGCGCCGTGCTGGAGGCACTGGCCGAGGCCGGCATCGACAAGCCGGTGCTGACGCTGGGCCTGCCCGACCGCTTCGTCGACCACGGCGACCCGGCCTATCTGCTGCAGCAATGCGGCCTGGATGCGGCCGGCATCGAGCGCTCGGTGCGCGAGCGCTTCGGGCTGGACCAGCCCAAGGTCACGGTCGCCTCGCGCGTGGCCTGATCACCTGCTGTCCCGAAGGGGATTCGGCCCTCGCACCACGAGTGCGTCCGAATTCCCTTAAACTCCCCTTTTTTGTGTTCGCAGCTGCGGGCCGGCGTGCCACTTGCCGGATCCCGTGGTTTCACACTCGTTGCGCGGCATGGATGGACTGCGAAATTGCCGCGACCGTAAGGGCTCGTGCCGTCCCCCTTGGGCGCGACCCTGGAGGAAACCGTAGATGAATGACATCAATCCCGCCTTCGTCATGCCCGACGTCCAGTCGAGCCCCGACACCCGCCAGATCCCCATCCAGCGTGTCGGTGTCAAAGGCGTGCGTTACCCCGTGACCCTGAAGACCCCGGCCGGCATCATGCCGAGCGTGGGCACCTTCAATCTCGACGTGCACCTGCCGGCGGACCAGAAGGGCACGCATATGTCGCGCTTCGTCGCGCTGCTGGAAGAAGAGCGCGCACCGCTGGAGCTGTCCAGCTTCCGGCTGATGCTGGACAAGATGCTGGAAAAGCTGGAAGCCGAGGCCGGCCGCATCGAGGTCACCTTCCCGTACTTCATCAGCAAGACCGCGCCTGTGTCGGGCGTGGAGTCGCTGCTGGACTACGAGGTCACGCTGACCGGCGAAGTGCGCGACGGCGCCGCGCGCGTGTTCCTGAAGGCGCTGGTGCCGGTGACCAGCCTGTGCCCGTGCTCGAAGAAGATCTCGCAGTACGGCGCGCACAACCAGCGTTCGCATATCACCATGAACGTGGAACTGGCCGGCGAGCTGCCGGTGGAAGCGCTGGTGCGCATGGCCGAGGAAGAGGCCTCGTGCGAGCTGTGGGGCCTGCTCAAGCGCCCCGACGAGAAGTTCGTCACCGAGCGCGCCTA is part of the Cupriavidus necator genome and harbors:
- a CDS encoding exodeoxyribonuclease VII small subunit, producing MPKTTTAPVQTDNTADTSASAPPASYEAAMAELETLVASMESGELPLEASLAAYRRGAELVRYCQQKLERVEQQVRVLEGDVLKPLAGEGNGANGALGADEA
- a CDS encoding polyprenyl synthetase family protein, producing the protein MSDFAQWMQAQGARTEAALQAALPAAETVPHTLHEAMRYAALSGGKRVRPLLVHAAGEVSGAAPAACDAAACAVEMIHAYSLVHDDMPCMDDDDLRRGRPTVHKAYDEATALLVGDALQTQAFIVLAGAGAIAPAARLQLVAELALASGSTGMAGGQAIDLQNVGRAMTREALEAMHRMKTGALLRASVRMGALCGEIDAEGLAALDRYAAAVGLAFQVVDDILDVTADTATLGKTAGKDAAHDKPTYVSLMGLDPARALAGTLRADAHEALAGFGERADRLRDLADLIVLRTH
- the dxs gene encoding 1-deoxy-D-xylulose-5-phosphate synthase, yielding MTYALLNKIDAPADLRKLDRRELRTLADELRAYVLESVSQTGGHLSSNLGTVELTIALHYVFNTPDDRLVWDVGHQSYPHKILTGRRERMGTLRQWGGISGFPRRSESEYDTFGTAHSSTSISAALGMALGARTLGEKRVSVAVIGDGAMTAGMAFEALNNAGVYKDLPLVVVLNDNDMSISPPVGALNRHLARLLSGQFYAATKKGIEKVLSVAPPVLEFAKRFEEHAKGMMVPATLFEEFGFNYIGPIDGHDLNSLVPTLQNIRERALEGAGPQFLHVVTKKGQGYKLAEADPILYHGPGKFNPAEGIRPAAKPARKTYTQVFGDWLCDMAAADKRLVGITPAMREGSGMVEFERRFPDRYYDVGIAEQHAVTFAGGLACEGLKPVVAIYSTFLQRGYDQLIHDVALQNLPVVFALDRAGLVGADGATHAGAYDIAYLRCIPNMMVMTPSDENECRQLLTTAFHQACPSAVRYPRGSGPGAAIAAELTTVPVGKGVMRREGGARAGHRVGFLAFGSMVHPALGAAEALDAAVADMRFVKPLDVELVKRLAAENDYLVTVEEGSVMGGAGSAVLEALAEAGIDKPVLTLGLPDRFVDHGDPAYLLQQCGLDAAGIERSVRERFGLDQPKVTVASRVA
- the folE2 gene encoding GTP cyclohydrolase FolE2; the encoded protein is MNDINPAFVMPDVQSSPDTRQIPIQRVGVKGVRYPVTLKTPAGIMPSVGTFNLDVHLPADQKGTHMSRFVALLEEERAPLELSSFRLMLDKMLEKLEAEAGRIEVTFPYFISKTAPVSGVESLLDYEVTLTGEVRDGAARVFLKALVPVTSLCPCSKKISQYGAHNQRSHITMNVELAGELPVEALVRMAEEEASCELWGLLKRPDEKFVTERAYENPKFVEDLVRDIAMRLNADDRIVAYVLEAENFESIHNHSAYAVIERDKRVD